AGCAGGCTCATTCCTGCCTCTGAGAGGAATCCTAACTCAAAGagggatctcccccccccatgggattACCCACACAGAGGTAATCGATACCTGTGAATGTTTCTAGCAGCTAAATGGCACAAACTGGGGCTGGTGAGTTTAAAAGTGAGTTTAAATTGGGAATATAGACATCAGATATACAGAAAAGGACCAGGGGACTCCAGAGAAACACAAGGATTCATCACACAGTCACATGTTTGACaaatgggaggtggggagagggtgtacCTGGCTGGTGTGTACCTGGAcggtggcctggatgcctttaaaaggggattggacaagtttctggaggaaaaatccattacgggttacaagccatgatgtgcaagtgcaacctcctgattttagaaatgggctatgtcagaatgccagatgcaagggagggcaccaggatgcaggtctcttgtgatctgctgtgctccctggggcatttggtgggccgctgtgagatacaggaagctggactagatgggcctatggcctgatccagtggggctgttcttatgttcttaactacaattcccagaaagccttgcaggtctcttgttatctggtgtgctccctggggcatttggtgggccgctgtgagatacaggaagctggactagatgggcctatggcctgatccagtggggctgttcttatgtaccctgcCGCAATGATGCTCGTGCCTCTCCTGCAGATTATCTACACCATACGGAACCCCAAGGATGTCCTGGTCTCATACTATCATTTTGCCAAAACCTTTAAATCTTTGAAAGAACATGAAACCCTGCAAGAAGACTTCGAGGAGTTCCTGAGTGGGAATAGTAAGAAAACTCTGGACCCATTGATACCCAGACCTCTAACTGCAGtacccctcctctcctctcctcccagcAGGAGTGTTGACACAAAAACCAAAACTCTTGACCCACAGTGTTCTGGTTTCTCTagggcagtttttctcaaactgtgggttgagacccactaagtgggtcatgagccaatttcaggtaggtccccattcattcaatactttattttgaatttatcagacttgatgctaccatggtatgtgattgcattgggggaaatgttacagatctgtcctttgaacaggatactatgtatatgcttttacgaatgatagtcagtggggcttactcctgggaaagcgtgggtaggatctcagcctaggattgttaaaaatttccctgtctGCTTTCCATCTCTACCCCTGCTTCACTCTTCCAGGGAGCTATGGCTCTTGGTTTGACCATGTGAAAGGCTGGCTGGCAATGAAGGACAAGCCAAACTTCTTCTACATCACCTACGAAGAGTTGCAGCAGGTATGGCTCCATCCATGGCTGCATTCACACAAACCCAATCTCCTCCGCTTAGGAGGTTTCCAAACCATTGCTTTCAGAAAATTGTTGCTGTTTTGGGACATGCTTGGAGTGGCTTTGCTTGATGATTGGAGTATTGGCTCATTGGTCCATGTGTGCTCTAATGATGGTAGTATCCTGCCTGTGCTGGCTGAAAGCAGAAGAAGATGGCTGGGGACCACTCAACTGTTGGAGATACATTAAAACATCCGACTTGTCTGCCTCCGCAGTTATGGCTATGATCTCAACACCCATGGCCACAACCTTGCCAAATGCATGCTGAAAAAATGGCATCAATCTTATCAGGCATCTTGTCAAGAGGGACCGATCTGCACAGGGCACTGAAGTGTGTGAATTTGTATTTAAAGCCTCTGTTGTTGTCTTCTGACACCCTCAGGATCTACGGGGCAGCGTGGAGAGGATCTGCCGTTTCCTGGGGAAGGAGCTGACCAGCCAGCAGATTGACTCGGTGGTGGAAAATGCCTCTTTCGAGACGATGAAAGACAACAAGATGTCCAACATGTCCAGTGCCTCAGATGAAGTTATGGACCACAGCAGAGGAAAGTTACTGAGAAAAGGTACAAACTGGaccagagaggtgtgtgtgtggccGTGCACGTGTGTGATTGACTGCAGCGGAGATGGCAGGAAGATGACACAATTGAGACACAATGAAGACCAGTGCTAAGGGCTTGTTGATGCAGTTGAAGTTCTGAGCACTTGTCTGACAGACAGTGGCAGACCACCTCAGACCCGtgctctggggcaaaggtctgcgatggcatcTCCTGCGGGATGCTGCCCACCCCTCCATGCACAAATttgccccccacttacctggacctcatggagcctcgtgcgacCCCAGGATGCACTGGAAAAGTATACTGATACTTCTCTGGGCtcttaaattgtgcttccaggaaaccggaagcacagatTCCGACCATGTTGgaagcctcaaaaggcttcccacaaggtcctagaggcatgtgaggctctgtacctggggcatttgcaccatTCCATCAATGGAAGCTCTGCTACTGCTGACAGGTACAGATGCCAtttatgccagatgcaaaggagggcacaaggatgaggtctcttgttatctggtgtgctccctggggcatttggtgggccgctgtgagatacaggaagctggactagatgggcctatggcctgatccagtgggactgttcttatgttcttatgttgaaaaTACGTTCTTATGTTAGATCGTGcctgagttagaacagacaaaagaaaatatttctttactcagcatatggttggcctgtggaactccttgccacagggtgtggtgatggcatctggcctgggcgcctttaaaaggggattggacaagtttctggaggaaaaatccattacgggttacaagccattatgtgtatgtgcaacctcctgattttagaaatgggctatgtcagaatgccagatgcaagggagggcagcaggatgaggtctcttgttatctggtgtgctccctgggccatttggtgggccgctgtgagatacaggaagctggactagatgggcctatggcctgatccagtggggctgttcttatgttcttatgtacacaaaGTTGAAAATACCCTCTTTAAGGTTACTGTCTCCTCTATGTGCTTTTTCAGGGAAATCTGGTGCCTGGAAGAGCTCCTTGACCGTGGCCCAGAATGAGCGGTTTGACCGGGTTTATCAGGAGAAAATGAGAGGCGTGACAGTGGTCTTCCCATGGGACTGATTGTTTTGCATCCTTGTTCCTTCTGCCAATTGTCCTCCAATGGTTCATCAAGATGTTCACTATTTCAACTCTGTGGAAGTGCCCTCCAAGTTGATGAAACAACATACCATAGGATGTCGCTGATTTCACCTTCCACCTTTGCAGTGATGGTTGGCCCCAGCCgccacccccccctccaatttaGGGAGGAACATGAGTGGGGACAGATTGTCCCATCAGTTGCATGGTGattcctgccccttcccccaagccTATGTTGTGATAACACTGAGGAATGGAGTAGAAAGGCAAGTGTGAGGCCGAGGATAGtttgggctagagcagtggttcccaaactcttttagcaccgggaatgactttttgaaatgacactctgttggggcccacctagctttaagagACTTAAAAAATacaggtttcactttaccagccacgcAAGCCTTTTTTAAATCCTGTGTACTGGGCTGGCGttggctgctttctggagcatttgttgagctcctcaTTGATCATGTTTGGATCGTTCTGGTGGCCTTACGTTCCGTCTTGCCGTGGACTGAGGCAGCTTCAACTACTCATAGGCAAACACACATGTGTGGCtccgttttgctttccatagggctccatttaCAGTTTCctagtcagctatcagcttgtcagcttcaTGACCCCCCAAAaattaggttgtgacccacagtttgggaaccactgggctagaggacCTCTGTCCGTCTAGCACATGAGTCTCCAGTCCTCCATATATCCTCTTCTCTTTTGTTCTGTTGCCCTCTTTGAATTCAGGGAAGAAAATGAGGATCACCCACTGGCACACTATTTTGCAAGAGGGAATGACAGCATTTATCATACTAACTTAGGTGCCAGGAGATCTTTGGCTGGCCCTGA
This sequence is a window from Tiliqua scincoides isolate rTilSci1 chromosome 10, rTilSci1.hap2, whole genome shotgun sequence. Protein-coding genes within it:
- the LOC136661406 gene encoding sulfotransferase 2B1-like, whose protein sequence is MASETRFIHKGILFPVMKNYTVEHLTYVEDEFQLMDDDVVSVVYPKSGTHWMAEILSLIRQDGDPTWVRNVLLWERMPWIENVEAKDIIMKYAPPRFLSTHLPLQLFPKSFHHSKAKIIYTIRNPKDVLVSYYHFAKTFKSLKEHETLQEDFEEFLSGNRSYGSWFDHVKGWLAMKDKPNFFYITYEELQQDLRGSVERICRFLGKELTSQQIDSVVENASFETMKDNKMSNMSSASDEVMDHSRGKLLRKGKSGAWKSSLTVAQNERFDRVYQEKMRGVTVVFPWD